A portion of the Candida dubliniensis CD36 chromosome R, complete sequence genome contains these proteins:
- a CDS encoding phosphatidylethanolamine N-methyltransferase, putative (Similar to S. cerevisiae CHO2), translating to MTSIINNTNSTVFDSTNNGNMAILEPVQPVSKGPKGITFSGQTFVVPETHDMVKTLFDPTVRKSNFELIILGCLFSNLLVFLIPNNQIRIYIFIALYIFWRLSYNFGIGWLLQNQSNHNLLVSWSQKYKLFEPGNTSFLAKSIQNEIKSQRGENYDIKSMPVEFNTWLIFRKFVDLILMSDFITFCCVVYCSAIKNNYQFFNNQSSWLVYSRIVFGTGLILFNLWVKVNAHNTIKDYAWYWGDFFFRQINNEELIFDGVFEMVPHPMYSVGYVGYYGFALIAKSYVVLAIAIFGHFLQMIFLHYIENPHIDKIYGPSKNEINLIKILKLKDLKNFDNLKPLVGLTNFNWMRASDIVNLVLSLTYGIIIPLFANSIKSLFILTVGMKLFESISINLLLTLQSYFKVVTKWSLSNDIPVEKSLSNWAVLYNSLINLTYSSLFGMNLGYFLQKSSSSSSSSSSSGLLFSDWFYLRIFLGLLLVYTQFWINFSIIDSIGYFGWFYGDFFIPKSQSSIKNITTAGVYRYLNNPEQIFGVCGVMGIFMIYPTVENFICVGLWVVNNFIRINFIEKSHMVKLYGEQEVNRDSGVTKTVKKHLLPEVIQRRMSNDEAYARTNGISNGRRKSSNNSHSNSVADSLDNFIRDLRNSSTKLSQQKLIELSQNLSFANSDYKLTIDGLMQSTEGELKYTTIGTPVTISWTSPEKNHSVRDWVGLYKIVQTSYSRNKTILSSAGRWTWCKEANGTFIFDREKLFWEEGVYEFRYHLDGKHEVAYISEPFEIKSVELDVPAIEEYANEFAENLKLEIFDKVINLTNINEAISPIANQSDNVIEVYKLISSMISKSTKINITYKIFLNHDLLSIKDVAIKLINIKHVLEELSFNITTDKKDI from the coding sequence ATGACATctataattaataatacaaattCCACAGTTTTTGATTCAACCAATAACGGAAACATGGCTATTTTAGAACCAGTTCAACCTGTTCTGAAAGGACCAAAAGGAATAACATTTTCTGGACAAACTTTTGTTGTTCCAGAAACTCATGATATGGTGAAAACTTTATTCGACCCCACAGTTaggaaatcaaattttgaattaattatCTTGGGTTGtttattttccaatttgttagtatttttaattcctaataatcaaattagaatttatatattcatTGCCTTGTATATATTTTGGAGATTATCTTATAATTTTGGTATTGGTTGGTTATTACAAAATCAATCTAATCATAATTTGTTAGTATCATGGTCacaaaaatacaaattgtTCGAACCGGGAAATACTAGTTTTTTAGctaaatcaattcaaaatgaaattaaaagtCAAAGAGGTGAAAATTatgatattaaatcaatGCCAGTAGAATTCAATACTTGGTTGATTTTCAGAAAATTTGTagatttaatattaatgctGGATTTTATTACATTTTGTTgtgttgtttattgttcagcaattaaaaataattatcaattttttaataatcaatcatCTTGGTTAGTTTATTCAAGAATTGTTTTCGGAACTGggttaatattatttaatttatggGTTAAAGTTAATGCTCATAATACCATTAAAGATTATGCATGGTATTGGGgtgattttttctttagacaaatcaataatgaagaattgatatttgatGGAGTATTTGAAATGGTTCCCCATCCAATGTATTCAGTAGGGTATGTGGGATATTATGGATTTGCTTTAATTGCTAAATCTTATGTTGTATTGGCAATTGCTATATTTGGTCATTTCTTACAAATGATTTTCTTACATTATATTGAAAACCCtcatattgataaaatttatgGTCCttctaaaaatgaaatcaatttaattaaaatattgaaattaaaagatttgaaaaatttcgATAATTTGAAACCATTGGTAGGattaacaaattttaattggATGAGAGCTAGTGATATTGTTAATTTGGTATTGAGTTTAACTTATGGGATAATTATCCCGTTATTTgccaattcaattaaactgttatttattttaacGGTGGGgatgaaattatttgaatcgATTTccatcaatttattattgactTTACAAAGTTATTTTAAAGTTGTTACCAAATGGTCTCTTTCAAATGATATCCCAGTTGAGAAATCATTGAGTAATTGGGCTGttttatataattcattgattaatttgacttattcttcattatttggAATGAATTTAGGTTATTTCCTTCaaaaatcttcttcttcatcatcgtcatcatcatctagTGGGTTATTGTTTTCTGATTGGTTTTATTTAAGAATCTTTTTAGggttattattagtttATACTCAATTTTggatcaatttttcaattattgatcTGATTGGTTATTTTGGTTGGTTTTATGgtgattttttcattccTAAATCTCAAagttcaattaaaaatatcacAACTGCTGGTGTATATCGTTATTTAAATAACCCAGAACAAATTTTTGGAGTTTGTGGAGTTATGGGTATTTTCATGATTTATCCAACGGTagaaaatttcatttgtgTTGGATTATGGGtagttaataattttattagaatcaattttattgaaaaatctcATATGGTGAAATTATATGGAGAACAAGAAGTCAATAGAGATTCTGGAGTAACTAAAACTGTTAAAAAACATTTACTTCCAGAAGTTATTCAAAGAAGAATGAGTAATGATGAAGCATATGCTAGAACTAATGGTATTAGTaatggaagaagaaaaagtagTAATAATTCCCATAGTAATTCGGTTGCTGATTCATTAGATAATTTCATTAGAGATTTAAGAAATTCATCTACTAAATTAtcacaacaaaaattgattgaattgtcacaaaatttatcatttgcTAATTCTGATTATAAGTTAACCATTGATGGATTAATGCAATCTACTGAAGgagaattgaaatataCAACTATTGGTACGCCAGTTACTATTTCATGGACTTCACCAGAGAAAAATCATTCAGTTCGTGATTGGGTTGGATTATATAAGATTGTTCAAACGTCATATTCCAGAAATAAAACTATTCTTTCATCAGCTGGGAGATGGACTTGGTGTAAAGAAGCTAACGGaacatttatttttgatagAGAGAAATTATTTTGGGAAGAAGGGGTTTATGAATTTAGATATCATTTAGATGGTAAACATGAAGTTGCTTATATTTCTGAaccatttgaaattaaaagtgTTGAATTGGATGTGCCTgcaattgaagaatatgCAAATGAATTTGctgaaaatttgaaattagaaatatttgataaagttATTAATCTTACTAATATCAATGAAGCTATTTCACCTATTGCTAATCAATCAGATAATGTTATTGaagtttataaattaatcagttcaatgatttcaaaatcaactaaAATTAACATAACTTATaagatttttttaaatcatgatttattatcaattaaagatGTTGCTATTAAACTTATCAATATAAAACATGTATTAGAAGAATTATCCTTCAATATTACTACTGACAAAAAAGATATATAA
- a CDS encoding DNA-directed RNA polymerase subunit, common to RNA polymerases I and III, putative (Similar to S. cerevisiae RPC19), which yields MSAAVEDIPMEDTSNSEQEQEQEYDINKIKILPGASEDGTSASFQIIDEDHTLGNALRYIIMKNPEVEFCGYSIPHPSENKLNIRIQTYGNISAVEALHQGLDNLSELCSAIEDKFDEAVKAGGYSTKEP from the coding sequence ATGTCAGCAGCAGTAGAAGATATACCAATGGAAGATACCAGTAATAgtgaacaagaacaagaacaagaatatgatataaataaaataaaaattttaccAGGAGCTTCAGAAGATGGTACATCAGCAtcatttcaaatcattgatgAAGATCATACATTAGGTAATGCTCTTAGATACATAATTATGAAAAATCCTGAAGTTGAATTTTGTGGATATTCTATACCACATCCAagtgaaaataaattgaatattagAATTCAAACCTATGGTAATATAAGTGCAGTTGAAGCATTACATCAAGGATTAGATAATTTGAGTGAATTATGTAGTGCTATTGAagataaatttgatgaagcAGTTAAAGCTGGTGGTTATTCTACTAAAGAGCCATAA
- a CDS encoding transcription factor with zinc finger DNA-binding motif, putative, with product MGKTAVSSSNQQQQQQQPQQQSREQLQQLQHQQLVQQHSNRLQQVEQPYQSLQFARLTRPPRINSPKTKDRTLSTLTQSANDDQKFLFSNLNNNSNNNSANTYNNPQTSTYTLTSTKETNYPHQPSFSGPSLNNNFAYLNPTNNRTSIFTNSFLQQPQPQPQPQPQPQPQPQQTQVRNNNISPQDLNNKNNTMMHYQQQQHPQQPSQPQQPQQAQQQAQQQSQQQSQQPHSLQQSFNPISTSNQQYQQYQQPSQLFNPQQSVQQYLQQPIRPRGDSIVLPPPIRSSGEHLFENGTNSNPIPSTSRSNSIFSSLINLPGSSGNSISEPSLSNSGSASGKIDAPFNTTNGNKNNNGAPLLPPTTRSRQMSLVQSQDFTMEDLENFLNKESMSNIFNWQNDPKLSISGGTGGSSGNGIKSKGNSIDFANWNEGNNNTGYNNSITELLQNMISNGSIDFNSFSNMSNQQRRDSILKIINDQNSLRSQRSSSDQSRNTNASLREDIFDRRNPSQSQQQSIEKTPQQQSASSSLSKQKTSPRQRKSPQQRQTLQQNQRGQVNALAVPGDKDNVSPTSSSHTSPKFQEEPQSPKASPVAYGNVRVNEPFASSGYQQVQQQPISLSQQQQQQQQQQQQSRQQQQQQPQRLFQNYSVSPQNQYQYSAYPNYSQLGYSNVQQQLPNARNNSFSNYIYPVQQQQQFYPPQQQQQYIPPTATTTKPPGYLPQQQLQQPQQQQQQQQKQLQSNQQPSKTPEQQKRKPSVKRTRRTKRDQNSNSSSTTNLMNPQNMSSPESRNLVPAQQFAQSEDGRPLLGATKIDQLMLVIQARDKGITNTIEQGPDGSILASPDNFSLGRNKAELDSGILPRPVSLVGGVDKPHKREEDDNEEGDVNHHKRRKHKNQQCPYCFKFFTQSTHLEVHIRSHIGYKPFECTYCHKKFTQGGNLRTHLRLHTGEKPFTCDICKRSFNRKGNLAAHKLTHDNLKPFECKLDNCDKSFTQLGNLKSHQNRFHLDKLNELTHRLAELSGPALNNLPPEEKDLLLYFKDLYKNSNKGIRGRGKAHKEDNNNNNNQGNSNGKQSSNVGQTSGSSLSPQFTNGQSSGQFSG from the coding sequence atggGGAAAACTGCTgtttcatcttcaaatcaacaacaacaacaacaacaaccacaacaacaactgcGCGAGCAACTTCAACAATtgcaacatcaacaactaGTACAACAACATCTGAATCGTTTACAACAAGTCGAACAGCCTTATCAATCATTACAATTCGCACGGTTAACAAGACCACCAAGGATAAATTCCCCTAAAACTAAAGATCGTACTTTGTCGACTTTGACTCAAAGTGCGAATGATGACCAAAAATTTCTATTTAGcaatttaaacaataatagtaacaacaacagtgCTAACACCTATAACAACCCACAAACCTCAACCTATACTTTAACTTCCAccaaagaaacaaattacCCTCATCAGCCGAGCTTTAGTGGACCCAGcttaaacaataattttgCGTATTTGAATCCAACAAATAATCGCACGTCTATATTTACTAATCTGTTTCtccaacaaccacaaccacaaccacaaccacaaccacaaccacaaccacaaccacaacagaCACAAGTaagaaacaataatatatcACCACAggatttgaataataagaataacaCAATGATGCATTatcagcaacagcaacatcCACAACAACCGCTGCAACCGCAACAACCGCAGCAAGCCCAACAACAAGCGCAACAGCAATCACAACAGCAATCACAACAACCACATTCTTTGCAACAGAGTTTTAATCCAATTTCCACATCAAACCAACAGTATCAACAGTATCAGCAACCTAGTCAATTATTTAATCCACAACAGTCTGTTCAACAATACTTGCAGCAACCAATAAGACCCCGCGGAGATTCGATTGTGTTGCCTCCACCAATCAGACTGCTGGGTGAacatttatttgaaaatggaACCAATAGTAATCCGATCCCTTCAACATCAAGATCAAATAGTATTTTCAGCTCGTTAATTAATCTACCAGGATCAAGTGGAAATTCAATAAGTGAACCGTCGCTTTCAAATTCCGGTTCTGCATCGGGCAAAATCGATGCCCCCTTTAACACAACAAATGGgaataaaaacaataatggtGCGCCTCTATTGCCACCCACTACACGTTCTCGTCAAATGTCACTTGTTCAATCTCAAGATTTCACTATGGaagatttggaaaattttttaaataaagaGAGTATGAGCAATATCTTCAATTGGCAAAATGATCCAAAGTTATCCATTAGTGGTGGAACAGGAGGAAGTAGTGGGAATGGAATAAAATCCAAAGGTAATTCGATTGATTTCGCTAATTGGAACGAaggaaacaacaatactggctataataatagtatCACGGAATTACTTCAGAATATGATATCGAATGGATcgattgattttaattcattttctaaTATGAGTAATCAGCAAAGAAGAGATtctattttgaaaattataaacGATCAGAATTCATTACGAAGTCAAAGAAGTTCATCGGATCAATCGAGAAACACCAATGCTAGCTTGCGAGAAGATATATTTGATAGAAGGAACCCATCAcaatcacaacaacaatcaattgaaaaaaccccacaacaacaatcagcatcatcatcattatcaaaacaaaagacATCACCAagacaaagaaaatcacCTCAGCAGAGACAAACTTTGCAACAGAATCAAAGAGGACAAGTGAATGCATTGGCAGTTCCTGGAGACAAAGATAACGTTTCGCCTACATCTTCATCTCATACTTCCCCAAAATTCCAAGAAGAGCCACAGTCACCAAAGGCATCACCTGTTGCGTATGGGAATGTGCGTGTAAATGAACCATTTGCTTCAAGTGGATACCAACAAGTGCAACAACAGCCAATATCACtatcacaacaacaacaacagcaacagcagcaacagcaacaaagcagacaacaacaacaacaacagccCCAAAGATTATTTCAGAATTATTCGGTGTCGCCACAAAACCAATACCAGTATTCTGCTTATCCTAATTATAGCCAATTAGGATATTCCAatgttcaacaacaacttccAAATGCTCGAAATAATAGTTTTAGCAACTATATATATCCAgttcaacaacagcaacagttCTATCCAccacaacagcaacaacaatatataCCACCTACAgcaaccaccaccaagCCACCTGGTTATTTgcctcaacaacaactacaacaaccacaacagcagcagcagcagcaacaaaaacaactaCAATCGAATCAACAGCCATCAAAGACGCCGGAACAACAGAAAAGGAAGCCATCTGTTAAACGAACAAGGAGGACTAAAAGAGACCAAAACTCGAATTCAagttcaacaacaaatttgatgaatcCTCAGAATATGAGTTCACCTGAAAGTCGAAATCTAGTTCCTGCTCAACAATTTGCACAATCAGAAGATGGACGTCCGTTATTGGGAGCAACGAAAATAGATCAATTGATGTTGGTGATTCAAGCAAGAGATAAAGGAATAACAAATACTATTGAACAAGGTCCTGATGGGAGTATTTTAGCTTCCCctgataatttttcattgggTCGAAATAAAGCTGAATTAGATAGTGGAATACTACCACGACCGGTTAGTCTTGTTGGAGGAGTTGATAAACCACATAAACGAGAGgaagatgataatgaagaaggTGATGTGAATCATCATAAAAGGAGGAAACATAAGAATCAACAATGCCcatattgttttaaatttttcaccCAATCAACCCATTTGGAAGTTCATATAAGATCTCATATTGGATATAAACCATTTGAATGTACTTATTGTCATAAGAAATTTACTCAAGGAGGAAATTTACGAACTCATTTACGATTACATACTGGAGAAAAACCATTTACTTGTGATATATGTAAACGATCGTTCAATAGGAAAGGTAATCTTGCTGCTCATAAATTAACTcatgataatttaaaacCATTTGAATGTAAATTAGATAATTGTGATAAATCTTTTACTCAATTGGGTAATTTAAAATCTCATCAAAATCGTTTCCAtttagataaattgaatgaattgaCTCATAGATTAGCAGAATTAAGTGGACCTGCTTTGAATAATTTACCAcctgaagaaaaagatttattattatatttcaaagatttatacaagaattcaaataaGGGAATCAGAGGTAGAGGTAAAGCTCATAAAGAggacaacaacaacaacaacaaccaagGCAATTCAAATGGGAAACAATCAAGTAATGTTGGACAAACTTCTGGTTCAAGTTTATCACCGCAATTTACTAATGGTCAATCAAGTGGACAATTTTCGGGatag
- a CDS encoding ATP-dependent RNA helicase, putative (Similar to S. cerevisiae DBP2;~spliced gene): MSYNNGGYNNRNGGSYGGGYGGGSSSRGGGYGGGGRGGRDQGGYRGGRFSGGGGRFNDAPRQELTAPQWDLEQLPKFEKNFYSEHPDVAARSDRDIEAFRKENEMTVKGHDIPHPITTFDEAGFPDYVLQEVKDQGFPKPTAIQCQGWPMALSGRDMIGIAATGSGKTLSYCLPSIVHINAQPQLQYGDGPIVLVLAPTRELAVQIQTECAKFGKSSRIRNTCVYGGAPKGPQIRDLARGVEICIATPGRLIDMLEAGKTNLKRVTYLVLDEADRMLDMGFEPQIRKIVDQIRPDRQTLMWSATWPKEVQQLARDYLNDPIQVTIGSLELAASHTITQLVEVIDEFSKRDRLVKHLESALNERENKILVFASTKRTCDEITTYLRSDGWPALAIHGDKDQSERDWVLDEFRKGKTSIMVATDVAARGIDVKGITHVINYDMPGNIEDYVHRIGRTGRGGASGTAISFFTDGNSKLGGDLCKIMREAHQTIPPELQRYDRRSYGSHMRFGSGRGGRGGRGGYGGYGGGRGGGRGGRGGYGGHRTTGSNTAPLGGNRRY; encoded by the exons ATGTCATACAATAACGGAGGATATAACAACAGAAACGGAGGTAGTTACGGTGGTGGCTAcggtggtggtagtagtagcagaGGTGGAGGctatggtggtggtggaagAGGTGGTAGAGATCAAGGTGGATACAGAGGTGGAAGATtcagtggtggtggtggtagatTTAATGATGCTCCAAGACAGGAATTAACTGCCCCACAATGGGATTTAGAACAATTGccaaaatttgaaaaaaatttctattCAGAACATCCAGATGTTGCTGCTAGATCTGATAGAGACATTGAAGCAtttagaaaagaaaacgAAATGACAGTTAAAGGTCATGATATTCCACATCCAATTACTACATTTGATGAAGCTGGTTTCCCAGATTACGTTTTACAAGAAGTTAAAGATCAAGGTTTCCCTAAACCAACTGCTATTCAATGTCAAGGTTGGCCTATGGCTTTGAGTGGTAGAGATATGATTGGTATTGCTGCCACTGGTTCTGGTAAAACTTTATCTTATTGTTTGCCATCTATTGTTCATATCAATGCCCAACCACAATTACAATATGGTGATGGTCCAATTGTATTAGTTTTGGCACCAACAAGAGAATTGGCAGTTCAAATTCAAACTGAATGTGCTAAATTTGGTAAATCATCTAGAATTAGAAACACTTGTGTTTATGGTGGTGCACCAAAAGGTCCTCAAATTAGAGATTTAGCTAGAGGTGTTGAAATTTGTATTGCCACTCCAGGTAGATTAATTGATATGTTAGAAGCTGGTAAAACTAATTTGAAAAGAGTTACTTATTTGGTTTTAGATGAAGCTGATAGAATGTTGGATATGGGGTTTGAACCacaaattagaaaaattgttgatcaaATTAGACCTGATCGTCAAACTTTGATGTGGTCTGCTACTTGGCCAAAAGAAGTGCAACAATTAGCTAGAGATTATTTGAATGATCCTATTCAAGTCACCATTGGATCATTGGAATTGGCTGCTTCCCACACCATTACTCAATTGGTTGAAGtcattgatgaattttCCAAGAGAGATAGATTAGTTAAACATTTGGAATCTGCTTTGAATGAAagagaaaacaaaatattagTTTTCGCTTCTACCAAAAGAACATGTGATGAAATTACTACTTATTTAAGATCAGATGGATGGCCAGCATTAGCTATTCATGGTGATAAAGATCAAAGTGAAAGAGATTGGGTTTTGGATGAATTCAGAAAGGGTAAAACTTCTATTATGGTTGCAACAGATGTTGCTGCAAGAGGTATTG aTGTCAAAGGAATTACTCACGTCATTAACTATGACATGCCAGGAAATATTGAAGATTATGTTCATAGAATTGGTAGAACTGGTAGAGGAGGTGCTAGTGGTACAGCTATTTCATTCTTCACTGATGGTAATTCCAAATTGGGAGGTGATTTATGTAAAATCATGAGAGAAGCTCATCAAACTATTCCACCAGAATTACAAAGATACGATAGAAGAAGTTATGGAAGTCATATGAGATTTGGCTCAGGTAGAGGTGGTAGAGGTGGTAGAGGTGGATACGGTGGATACGGTGGTGGTAGAGGTGGTGGCAGAGGTGGAAGAGGCGGTTATGGTGGTCATAGAACTACTGGTAGTAACACCGCTCCATTAGGAGGTAACCGCAGATATTAA
- a CDS encoding exosome complex exonuclease, putative (Similar to S. cerevisiae MTR3), whose product MSDRRRLLGPSGMIIPNIPHQSPQPQPQPDTTTSTSIPSFFLKHSIIDNANGSAYLEINNTIIEVSIFGPRPIRGSFIDRASVSIDCKFLPHIIPPMTNIFNNDSNNNNNNNTISRGYRTGMNNIEHKLSSYLETCVLSSLILEKYPKSTIDIQVSIISIDKNVGNGGNGGNGSLLWLLQWITCCCSIALIDSGIEMKDIISSGQVRITKQGEILIGGSSSSNSINAEEGIDGLVSFMNLKNDEIVGIWLEGDNNDNENSLLNESNMEKLIIECNKMSKIIRANLNSYLINSM is encoded by the coding sequence ATGAGTGATAGAAGACGATTATTAGGACCTTCAGGAATGATAATTCCCAATATTCCTCACCAAtcaccacaaccacaaccacaacctGACACTACAACCTCCACTTCAATTCCAtcattttttcttaaaCATTCAATTATAGATAATGCTAATGGTTCAGCATATTtagaaatcaataatactaTCATTGAAGTATCTATATTTGGTCCAAGACCCATTAGAGGTTCATTCATTGATAGAGCTAGTGTTTCTATCGATTGTAAATTTTTACCTCATATAATCCCACCCATGACAAATATCTTCAACAATGacagtaataataataataacaataatactaTTTCTAGAGGTTATCGTACAGGaatgaataatattgaaCATAAATTAAGTTCATATTTAGAAACTTGTGTATTATCAAGTTtaattttagaaaaataTCCTAAATCAACTATTGATATTCAAGTTTCAATAATTagtattgataaaaatgtGGGCAATGGTGGAAATGGTGGAAATGGTCTGTTACTTTGGTTATTACAATGGAtaacttgttgttgtagtatAGCATTAATTGATTCTGGAATTGAAATGAAAGATATTATAAGTAGTGGACAAGTAAGAATTACCAAACAGGGGGAAATATTAattggtggtagtagtagtagtaatagtatCAATGCTGAAGAAGGAATTGATGGATTAGTAAGTtttatgaatttgaaaaatgatgaaattgtgGGAATTTGGTTAGAaggtgataataatgataatgaaaattcattattaaatgaatcaaatatggaaaaattaataattgaatgtAATAAAATGTCGAAAATAATAAGAGCTAATCTTAATtcatatttaataaattcaatgtaa